The genomic region TCACTGTCAGTCGAGGCGTTATTGCCCATCGGATTCTATTTGTTGATATGGATATTGATATTCGCGAACTGCACCGCGATCTTGTCTCTTTACATGAACGTCCAGACCCAGCACATACTACAGATGGTGTTCGACAACTTCTCGGAACGATTCTCTCACAAAGTGTCGCTGATGCCCAAACTGCCCGTGCAACACACGCACTATTTGAAGCATATCCAGATTATAGAGCAATGGAGACCGCACCACATGAAGAACTTGCAGATGTTATCGAAGTTGCAGGGTTAAAAAATCAAAAAGCAGCTCGAATCCAGCGTGCGTTGACGGCGATTCGTAAGGAAACAGGTGGTGAATATACACTTATGTTTCTCGCTAATCAATCAACCGAGGCAGCTCAGTCGTGGCTTACTGATATCAAAGGAGTTGGTCCAAAAACAGCAAGTGTTGTCTTGAATTTTCACTTTGAAAAGCCAACGTTCGCTGTCGATACGCATGTTGAGCGGCTTGCAAAACGATTTGGGCTTCTTGATTCAACTGCATCAAATAAGCGAGCACATACTGAATTAAACGAACTGGTTCCGGATGATCTCAAGTACTCACTGCACGTGCTAATGATCACCCATGGTCGCGAGTATTGTACCGCTCAAAGTCCTAATTGCGCAAATTCTGTCTGTCAAACCTACTGCTCATGCTCAGCATGTGATTCTCTAGACACATCTTAATTTTGTCTCCACGCTCGCTGAAGCAATTGTTAATAATACCTCTATGATGGATTGATGATCTGTTGGTATCCGTTTGATATATTACGAATCCTGACTGACGATACTGACTCAGCGCTATCTCTCCTGTTGGTTCTGTCAATGGGAAGTGATAAATGTCTCAGCAGATACTGAAGCTACCCTGACCTGCCCTCAAATCTGGATACAGTTCGACTCAATCCCTATGCCCAGACGGTCAGACAACTCTCCTGGAGAAAGTTCACATGCTGAGGATACCGAGTTCAGCTCTCTGAGTGCAGTCGCTCGGCAAGTATCTCAATCCCCTCAAATAGTGCTGGACTTGGTTGATTTAACAGATCATCATCGAGAACATGGACTGATGCATCAATATCCCACCCTCTCTCATGAAATGCCTCTGCGTTTGTATGTGTTCCATGACCACAGTGATGAAGCACGACGTGATCAGGAGCAGCTTTCTCAACCTCCGTTTGTGTGACCTCACGAGAGCGTTCGCCAGGATCACAAAATGGGTGATGTCCACCAGCAGCGGCAATTGCCTCTGGTACCCAATTACCAGCCGCCATCGGGGGATCCGCCCATTCTTCGGCATAAACGGTCACTGTTGAGTTACTCGCAACGCGATGACGGACGGTGTTCAATTGTTCACGTGTTTGTGTTGCAAGGGTTGACCCGACTGTTGGTCGACCAATTGCCTCAGCAAGTGTCTCAAACGAGTTGATAACTCCATCAAGGGTATTGGGCTCAAGATGACAGACAGTGTAGCCACGGTCACGGAGTTCATCACGGATCGATGCTTGAAGTGCATCAGCGGTGCAGATAATATCCGGATCGAGTGTCTCAAGACGAGCATAATCAGGAGTAAGCCACCCACCAATAACAGGACGGTCAACTGAGCAATGTGCGGTAACCCCGACAAGAATATCAGCTGCCCCCATATGTGAAATGATTGCGCTCGCACTCGGAGCAGCAGCAACAACACGTGGTGTCGCATCAGATGTTGATGACATATACGATACTGCATATCGTCGTACATGACTTGTATGGAATCGTATTCCGAACTATTTTTATCAGTTGACTCAATTATTCCGGTACGAACTGCTTTGGGTCTCTCGTCATTTGGGGTGTCTGCGGTCGTTCACTCAGTCATTCGCACGATAGTATATCATTCGGATATCTGTCAATTCCGAGCCGTGCAATCAGATTCAGACATCCACATATAGATTACACAACGAACTCAAAGCATTCGTCTCTATACCGATGAGCGAGAAAACCACACACACTTGCGAGAACGCGAGAACGAGAGTCGAGTCGAATAATGAATCAGAAGTAACAACAAACAGTGCACACGACCGCATTCGAACTGACGGTGGTACTGTTGGACAACGATGGGTTCGCCCTGGCGAAAAAGAATCTGAAGAAGAGTCTGTGTCCGAGTCAGAAGAGGAGACAACAAGTGAAAGTCTTGTCTGCCCAGAATGCAGCGGCAATGTTGTCGCTGATGATGAGCATGGAGAGACAATTTGTGATGACTGTGGTCTCGTGATTACGGAGGACTCTGTTGATCGTGGTCCTGAATGGCGTGCGTTTGATGCAAAAGAAAAAGACCAGAAGTCCCGTGTTGGCGCCCCAACAACAAATACAATGCATGATAAGGGGCTTTCGACAAATATTGACTGGCGAGACCGCGATGCATATGGCAATTCTCTATCCTCAAATCAGCGACAGAAGATGCAACGACTCCGAAAGTGGAATGAACGATTCCGAACTCGTGATTCAAAGGAGCGAAACCTCAAACAAGCACTTGGTGAGGTTGATCGAATGGCCTCAGCGCTTGGGCTTCCCGAAAATGTTCGTGAAACGGCTTCTGTGATTTATCGTCGGGCGCTCGATGAAGATCTACTACCTGGACGGTCAATTGAGGGCGTTTCAACATCATGTGTCTATGCGGCTGCACGAATGGCTGGTGTGCCCCGGTCACTCGATGAGATTGCAGAGGTATCACGAGTTCCAAAAAGTGAGGTTGCACGGACATACCGATACATTGCCCGAGAACTATCATTAGAGGTAAAGCCTGCGGATCCAGAGCAATACGTTCCTCGATTTGCCTCTGAACTTGGGCTTTCGGATGAATCAACGCTTCGTGCGCGTCAACTATTACAGAATGCAAAAGAAAAGGGCGTGCACTCAGGAAAGTCCCCAGTTGGACTTGCTGCTGCGGCAGTGTATGCTGCGGCGCTGTTAACCAATGAAAAAACAACACAAGCAGCAGTAAGTGAGGTAGCCGATATCTCTGAGGTAACAATCCGAAACCGATATCATGAGCTTCTTGAGGCGAAAGACGCAGTTGGAGCCACATAAGATACCGTTATATCTAGACGCAAACCGGGTTTCATAATGGTTATATGATACGTTGGTCGTCTTTAAATTCTGGCTGTCTCTCCTCACACTCGCACAGGATACCATCTTGAGAGCAAACTGGTATAAAAATATTAAATCCCATATCCGAATCCAAATCCAAACCCAAGCAAAAACATGAATATGAATATGAATATAAATATAAATAAACATATACATTCAATTATTACTCTCAAGACGACTATACGGCGATTATCGATATTCGTAAGAACTATTCTCAGCAAGTGTACATTTCACACTCAGGGATATCAATAATAATAGAATCTGGTGTGATATGATTGAACCCATCCGTATTATGAACATAGTATACATATCGCTTCAAGCCAAATGACATCGACACAAGCGGTCTCATTTGACACGTTTCAACTCGCCGCTGCAACAGCAGATCTCAGTGATGAGCCTGCTGCCAGTGATTATGCTGATATAGTCGAATTCCGACTTGACCTTGCATATGCAGACACATCACTTCCAGATCCGCTTACTGCAATATCAGCATATGATCACAGTAGTTCACTTCCATTGATAGTGACCAACCGCCCGGAGTGGGAAGGTGGAGCCTATGATGGTGAGACCATAGACCGACTTGAGATGCTGATAACGGCAGCGAAACATGATGCTGTTATTGCCGTTGATATTGAATTGGAAACGTTGAAATCACAACACGGAAAGAGAGTTGCTCGCGATATTCGCAACAGCGGAGCAGTTATAATTGCATCGACACATGATTTCACCTCAACACCTCAACAGTCTGTGCTTCACGAGCGTCTTCACACAGCCGCACAACTTGGCGATATTGGAAAGCTTGCTGTGACGGCGCAGACACACCGTGATGCCCTTCGTGTGCTCGCCGCGACTGAACAGGCATCTCAATGGGGTGATACTGTCGCCACAATGGCGATGGGAGCGCTTGGTCAACATACTCGAGTAGTTGCTCCTCTGTATGGGTCACGAATCGGATATGCACCCGTCAATCCTACAGATGCAACTGCGCCAGGACAGTACGACATAAAAACGCTTTCAGAAATGATCGATACTCTCACTCATACGAAAGTTGAGGATGATTAGCATCCTCAATGACAACTACTTTCGGTACTTCACGAACGGTGTAATGGGCCGAATTAATCCGGTGAGTTAACCGGAAAGAAATGTCTGGTTCTGGATGTGTTAGACCTTACAGACCCAGACGGGTACCTTTCGGCATCAGAAGTCAAAGATACCGCGGAAGCGGTTATTTCTCCGCTCCCACTGCCGGGTGTCGAGGGGAGCCCCCTCGACCCCGGCGATATCTGGCTCGTTGTTATCTTTGCCTGCGTGAACGAAACCTCAATCTGGGAAACCTGCAACGAACACGATGGAACACCCTGCGATGATACTGTTCTGGCGTGGCTTCACACACTCAATCGTGGGTGGCTCGAAGTCGTTGCTAACCTCCAGCTTAGCCGCCTCGCTATGACGATTCTCGACGCAGAGCAGTCGAGAATCGTCTCTATCGACTTCATCGACAACCCCTATCACGGCGACCACTACGACGAGGAAGGAGAGCTCTGCTCGATGGCTCCGAAAGATGGCACGACCACGTGCCATCGATACTGTACAGCGTACGTCGTTTCCAACGGAAAACCGGTGACGCTGGCGATGACGTACGTTCGTAACGACGAGACAGAGGCTGACGCGGTCGAGCGCGTGCTCGCCCGCGTCGAGAACTACCCCTTTGAGATCGAGTTGCTGCTTGCTGACAGCGGTTTCTTCAATGAGCGTGTGATTCGTCGGTCACGAGAAATCGCTGCCACAGTCGTTCACGTTCCAAAGAAAGGAGATCGCATGAAAGAGAAACTCGACGTGCACAAGTCGTACATGACGACCTACCGCATGTACAAAGACAGCGAGCGGGAACTCCGTGTCCCGCTCGCGGTCTCTGTCTCCTACCAGAACGGTGATCGGAACAAACACGGCGAGGTTGTCCGTGGCTACGTGGCTTGCGGCGTTACCGATCATACCGCCAAACAGGTCGAACGGATCTATCGGAAACGATCAGGCATCGAGACGACCTACCGGCTGATTCGGCAGGCACGAGGGGTCACGACAACTCGTGACCCCGTCGTTCGGTTTGCCTTCATGCTCGTGGCTGCTATTCTGGAGAACCTCTGGTTGGTGCTTCGCTGGGCCGTCGTCGCCCGCCCGCAGCGGGGCGGGCGCGACTTACCTGAAGAGTTCACGTTCTCTGTGTTTTGCGATTGGATTCGGAGGGAGTTGGAGGAGCAGTTGGAGCGACGGTGGAAGATCAAGATGAACGGGACAGGTATTCCACCGTCATACCAAGCGGCCGCGGGCTGACCACGGTCAGCCCTGGCCAGTCTGCCTCTGTATGAGCAACAGCTCTCTTCGAGAAGTAGTCGAAAACGGGGGAAACGAGCTATTTGAGTGCGTACTCTGTTCGAAGTGGAAAGCAACTCACTGATTTTTGTAACTCATCCGAGAAACCATATAGAATATGACTATTCGGCCGTCACTGTCGCTGGAAGTTTCGACTCATTCGTGAAGTACCGACTTTTAGTATATTATGATAGCGCTATGAGAGACAGATTTGCTGATATGTATGCATTGATACCAATCTTATTGAATATCTTATGTCGAAATTAGACCACAGTGAAGCAATATAGTAAGCGGGCCGGGAGGAATTTGAATCCTCGATCTTCTGGTTAAGAGCCAGACGCTTTAGACCAGCCTAAGCTACCAGCCCGTAATTGTACATTAGTATTCACTCATAAAAACGCTTCAATTTGCTTGTCTCCATCGTCGTAACCATATCGCAATGAAATCTAATATACTATTTATAATCCTAAGCAATCCTATATTTAATAATTACAAGAATAAGTCCCCTTCCTCAAGGAGTGAGTGAAACGAATGAGTAGGGAGGGGATACCGCCGTGTATCATCTCGCCAAGACGTAACTAGCATGCTTTCTCGTACTAAATTGTGAGAGCAGTATTCATCAGACTGACTTAGAGTGATATACCAACCACGGTCAGCCTGATAGCGATTAGTTCGAATAGCTTCACCGACGGTGTCGAATGACGCGGTTTCAGCGGCTCCTATCACGGCACGGATAATCACGGCGATAAAGACTTGCACTAATTACTATGAGTTATCATTGTTACTATTGAGTAGGGCTGGGGCAGTCCGACTCAGAACATCTGTGGAGACTGGTATCACTGTGGGTACGCGTCATCCGGACGTACCGCTTGCAAATATTATCACAGAAGCAGAACGTTCGATACGAGAGCACGGAAGCCTCAGTCTCAATGAAGCGATAGCGGAGTCGGGTGGGGTAATTCACTCACTGATAATATCTGACTTTTTATGTTCAAAATCATGCTCATCCGAATTGAAATGCTCATATGGGTACTCCATTTCAAATAAAGGAATCACCGCATTGATACTGATACCACCCGAGAATGAGCTAAATGAGCTTACTTCTCAATGATGCTTTCTTCCACTACCTCACCGAAGTGCCGAGCTGTTTCCTCATAGAATAACCGAATTTCGTCTCCAGACTCAAGATCTGTGACTGCTGTTCGTCCTGACTGTGTATTGACCTTGATCGTCTCAGCATTTTGTAGTAGTGTCTCAACGCGGTCATCATCATACTCGAGTTCAATTCGAAACATTGGGCGCTTTTCGATTTTCACGCGACCAACGATTGCTTCACGTGTTTGTCCATCAGTATTGACGACCTGAACGGTATCACCACTTTGTAATTCTGAAAGATATGCCGTGCCACCATCAGGCGTTCGAAGATACGCATGGACAGCGCCAGCGTTTACACGAAACGGACGCGATGCAACATACGGTGACTCGGCTGTCTCAGCATGGACGAATATGAGCCCACGGCTCATGCTTCCAATAAGCATTCCTTCATTATGCTGCATGAGATTCGCTGTATCAACGCAGACGCGATCAGCCATCCCGGCGCGCTCAATATCGATCACAGTCGCCCATTCAAGTTCAAGCGTTTCACGCTCAGTAGCGTCGCGGACAGCGACCGTTTCACGTATCTCATCTGGGTCATCGGTATCAAGCAAGACACCATCAACCCCAATCTCAAGCGTCTCAAAGGCGGTCTGTGCCTCTTCAGCTGATGTAACACCGGCGATAAGGGTCGTCTCAGAACCGATACGTGCAATGAGATTTTCAAGCGGGATAATCGTCCAGTCCTCACCAATTACAATAGTATATGATGCATCTGCCGCTGCAGTCTCAGCTAACGCTTCATACTCTTCTGAAAGAATTCGAATATATGCACCAGTCTCAGCCACAGTGTTATTACTATGAGTTTCAATTGCGCTTAGATCAGCTGATGCAGAGAGTGTTTCCGGGAAATCATCTGTCCCGTCACTTTCGCTTTCTTTTCCAATAACAACAGTGTCAGCCTCTTCAACCCCCTCTGTTTCAGCGCTACGATGGGTCTCACTATCTGCTGTCGAAGTAAATGCTGCTATTGAAACATCACCAAGCGATTGAACACGTGAGATATCCTCTGGGTCGACAAGCACACAGTCAACGCCTGCTTCGAGTCCCGTTATGATACGACGCTTTCGCGTTTTCCAGTCACCAACATCACTATCTGCTTTTATCCATACACGACGTGAATGTGAGCGTGATTCTGTCATTATCGGGTCGACTCGGCCAGCGCGCTTGAACGTGGCGACTCTCTGTTGTGTCAGATGAGCGAATCAATCCCATGCGTCTCGGTGTGAAATTGACCTTCAGTAAATAAGAGATACAACACCCCACACCCCACACATCGGGTCGTATGCATCCGCGTCAGACTTCGATCTCAAGTCCAGCAATATCAAGTGCGGTATCAACGCTGGCACCGTCATGTATCACAGCACTGACTGCTCGTGTAATTGACCCAGGATTATCATGTTGAAATATCGAACGCCCCATGGAGACGCCTGCCGCACCGGCATCGATTGCCCCTCGGACCATCTCAATAGTTTGGCGATCAGTCCCGCGGCTTCCCCCAGCAATGACAACCGGGAGCTGTGTGGCTGCACACACCTGCTCAAATGATTCAGGCTCTCCAGAGTACGCCGTTTTGACCACATCTGCACCAAGCTCTTCGGCAATTCGGACAGCATGAGCAAGACTCTCTGGGTCATGTTCATCGATACCTGGTCCACGAGCGTAATTCATTGC from Haloquadratum walsbyi C23 harbors:
- a CDS encoding endonuclease III domain-containing protein, giving the protein MDIDIRELHRDLVSLHERPDPAHTTDGVRQLLGTILSQSVADAQTARATHALFEAYPDYRAMETAPHEELADVIEVAGLKNQKAARIQRALTAIRKETGGEYTLMFLANQSTEAAQSWLTDIKGVGPKTASVVLNFHFEKPTFAVDTHVERLAKRFGLLDSTASNKRAHTELNELVPDDLKYSLHVLMITHGREYCTAQSPNCANSVCQTYCSCSACDSLDTS
- a CDS encoding helical backbone metal receptor — encoded protein: MSSTSDATPRVVAAAPSASAIISHMGAADILVGVTAHCSVDRPVIGGWLTPDYARLETLDPDIICTADALQASIRDELRDRGYTVCHLEPNTLDGVINSFETLAEAIGRPTVGSTLATQTREQLNTVRHRVASNSTVTVYAEEWADPPMAAGNWVPEAIAAAGGHHPFCDPGERSREVTQTEVEKAAPDHVVLHHCGHGTHTNAEAFHERGWDIDASVHVLDDDLLNQPSPALFEGIEILAERLHSES
- a CDS encoding transcription initiation factor IIB, which translates into the protein MSEKTTHTCENARTRVESNNESEVTTNSAHDRIRTDGGTVGQRWVRPGEKESEEESVSESEEETTSESLVCPECSGNVVADDEHGETICDDCGLVITEDSVDRGPEWRAFDAKEKDQKSRVGAPTTNTMHDKGLSTNIDWRDRDAYGNSLSSNQRQKMQRLRKWNERFRTRDSKERNLKQALGEVDRMASALGLPENVRETASVIYRRALDEDLLPGRSIEGVSTSCVYAAARMAGVPRSLDEIAEVSRVPKSEVARTYRYIARELSLEVKPADPEQYVPRFASELGLSDESTLRARQLLQNAKEKGVHSGKSPVGLAAAAVYAAALLTNEKTTQAAVSEVADISEVTIRNRYHELLEAKDAVGAT
- a CDS encoding type I 3-dehydroquinate dehydratase, encoding MTSTQAVSFDTFQLAAATADLSDEPAASDYADIVEFRLDLAYADTSLPDPLTAISAYDHSSSLPLIVTNRPEWEGGAYDGETIDRLEMLITAAKHDAVIAVDIELETLKSQHGKRVARDIRNSGAVIIASTHDFTSTPQQSVLHERLHTAAQLGDIGKLAVTAQTHRDALRVLAATEQASQWGDTVATMAMGALGQHTRVVAPLYGSRIGYAPVNPTDATAPGQYDIKTLSEMIDTLTHTKVEDD
- a CDS encoding ISH3-like element ISHwa13 family transposase, with the protein product MLDLTDPDGYLSASEVKDTAEAVISPLPLPGVEGSPLDPGDIWLVVIFACVNETSIWETCNEHDGTPCDDTVLAWLHTLNRGWLEVVANLQLSRLAMTILDAEQSRIVSIDFIDNPYHGDHYDEEGELCSMAPKDGTTTCHRYCTAYVVSNGKPVTLAMTYVRNDETEADAVERVLARVENYPFEIELLLADSGFFNERVIRRSREIAATVVHVPKKGDRMKEKLDVHKSYMTTYRMYKDSERELRVPLAVSVSYQNGDRNKHGEVVRGYVACGVTDHTAKQVERIYRKRSGIETTYRLIRQARGVTTTRDPVVRFAFMLVAAILENLWLVLRWAVVARPQRGGRDLPEEFTFSVFCDWIRRELEEQLERRWKIKMNGTGIPPSYQAAAG
- a CDS encoding 3-dehydroquinate synthase II, translating into MTESRSHSRRVWIKADSDVGDWKTRKRRIITGLEAGVDCVLVDPEDISRVQSLGDVSIAAFTSTADSETHRSAETEGVEEADTVVIGKESESDGTDDFPETLSASADLSAIETHSNNTVAETGAYIRILSEEYEALAETAAADASYTIVIGEDWTIIPLENLIARIGSETTLIAGVTSAEEAQTAFETLEIGVDGVLLDTDDPDEIRETVAVRDATERETLELEWATVIDIERAGMADRVCVDTANLMQHNEGMLIGSMSRGLIFVHAETAESPYVASRPFRVNAGAVHAYLRTPDGGTAYLSELQSGDTVQVVNTDGQTREAIVGRVKIEKRPMFRIELEYDDDRVETLLQNAETIKVNTQSGRTAVTDLESGDEIRLFYEETARHFGEVVEESIIEK